The following proteins come from a genomic window of Populus alba chromosome 12, ASM523922v2, whole genome shotgun sequence:
- the LOC118033189 gene encoding polypyrimidine tract-binding protein homolog 2 isoform X2: MLVEMYCWLPLKGQMHALSALMFCTCRPMSREYLRWQLSALGERAHVFSAFGFVHKITTFEKTAGFQALVQFSDAETASSAKNALDGRNIPSYLLPEHLGPCTLRITYSAHTDLSVKFQSHRSRDYTNANLPVAPSAIDANGMFSVGLDGKKLEPESNVLLASIENMQYAVTLDVLHMVFSSFGPVQKIAMFDKNGGLQALIQYPDVQTAVVAKEALEGHCIYDGGFCKLHLSYSRHSDLSIKVNNDRSRDYTIPNTVMMNPQPSILGQQPVATHGPPAHPYTGAHFAPTTEHHPMMPQPSAGWATGGPPGPHSMPAQMNNNPYLPPGTMPPQMGHGMMQMPSHGGLQHAPAMPPYRPGHMQ, from the exons GTCAAGAGAATATCTTCGATGGCAGCTTAGTGCATTGGGAGAAAGAGCGCAT GTATTTTCTGCTTTTGGGTTTGTTCATAAGATTACTACCTTTGAGAAGACTGCCGGGTTCCAG GCGTTGGTGCAATTCTCCGATGCTGAAACTGCCTCTTCTGCAAAAAATGCCCTGGATGGAAGAAACATCCCTAG TTATCTGCTTCCTGAACATCTTGGGCCATGTACTCTTAGGATCACATATTCTGCGCATACAGATTTGAGTGTAAAATTCCAGAGCCATCGAAGCAG GGACTACACCAATGCAAACCTTCCTGTTGCACCATCAGCTATAGATGCAAATGGAATG TTTAGCGTGGGCCTTGATGGGAAAAAACTAGAACCTGAGAGCAATGTTCTTCTTGCTTCTATTGAGAACATGCAGTATGCTGTCACTTTGGATGTTTTACACATG gtcttttcttcttttggtcCTGTTCAGAAGATTGCCATGTTTGATAAGAATGGTGGACTTCAGGCTTTAATTCAATACCCTG ATGTTCAGACAGCTGTTGTTGCCAAAGAAGCATTGGAAGGACACTGCATCTATGATGGAGGGTTTTGCAAACTTCACCTCTCATACTCACGCCATAGTGATCTCAGTATAAAG GTCAATAATGATAGGAGCAGAGACTACACAATTCCCAACACTGTAATGATGAACCCCCAGCCTTCAATTCTGGGGCAGCAGCCAGTTGCAACACATGGTCCTCCTGCACATCCATACACTGGAGCTCATTTTGCTCCAACTACAGAGCATCATCCGATGATGCCTCAGCCTTCTGCTGGATGGGCCACAGGTGGTCCACCAGGACCCCATTCTATGCCTGCCCAGATGAATAATAATCCTTACTTGCCACCTGGAACCATGCCGCCTCAAATGGGTCATGGAATGATGCAGATGCCCAGCCATGGTGGCCTGCAGCATGCTCCTGCAATGCCTCCTTACAGACCTGGTCATATGCAATAG
- the LOC118033189 gene encoding polypyrimidine tract-binding protein homolog 2 isoform X4, producing the protein MSREYLRWQLSALGERAHVFSAFGFVHKITTFEKTAGFQALVQFSDAETASSAKNALDGRNIPSYLLPEHLGPCTLRITYSAHTDLSVKFQSHRSRDYTNANLPVAPSAIDANGMFSVGLDGKKLEPESNVLLASIENMQYAVTLDVLHMVFSSFGPVQKIAMFDKNGGLQALIQYPDVQTAVVAKEALEGHCIYDGGFCKLHLSYSRHSDLSIKVNNDRSRDYTIPNTVMMNPQPSILGQQPVATHGPPAHPYTGAHFAPTTEHHPMMPQPSAGWATGGPPGPHSMPAQMNNNPYLPPGTMPPQMGHGMMQMPSHGGLQHAPAMPPYRPGHMQ; encoded by the exons GTCAAGAGAATATCTTCGATGGCAGCTTAGTGCATTGGGAGAAAGAGCGCAT GTATTTTCTGCTTTTGGGTTTGTTCATAAGATTACTACCTTTGAGAAGACTGCCGGGTTCCAG GCGTTGGTGCAATTCTCCGATGCTGAAACTGCCTCTTCTGCAAAAAATGCCCTGGATGGAAGAAACATCCCTAG TTATCTGCTTCCTGAACATCTTGGGCCATGTACTCTTAGGATCACATATTCTGCGCATACAGATTTGAGTGTAAAATTCCAGAGCCATCGAAGCAG GGACTACACCAATGCAAACCTTCCTGTTGCACCATCAGCTATAGATGCAAATGGAATG TTTAGCGTGGGCCTTGATGGGAAAAAACTAGAACCTGAGAGCAATGTTCTTCTTGCTTCTATTGAGAACATGCAGTATGCTGTCACTTTGGATGTTTTACACATG gtcttttcttcttttggtcCTGTTCAGAAGATTGCCATGTTTGATAAGAATGGTGGACTTCAGGCTTTAATTCAATACCCTG ATGTTCAGACAGCTGTTGTTGCCAAAGAAGCATTGGAAGGACACTGCATCTATGATGGAGGGTTTTGCAAACTTCACCTCTCATACTCACGCCATAGTGATCTCAGTATAAAG GTCAATAATGATAGGAGCAGAGACTACACAATTCCCAACACTGTAATGATGAACCCCCAGCCTTCAATTCTGGGGCAGCAGCCAGTTGCAACACATGGTCCTCCTGCACATCCATACACTGGAGCTCATTTTGCTCCAACTACAGAGCATCATCCGATGATGCCTCAGCCTTCTGCTGGATGGGCCACAGGTGGTCCACCAGGACCCCATTCTATGCCTGCCCAGATGAATAATAATCCTTACTTGCCACCTGGAACCATGCCGCCTCAAATGGGTCATGGAATGATGCAGATGCCCAGCCATGGTGGCCTGCAGCATGCTCCTGCAATGCCTCCTTACAGACCTGGTCATATGCAATAG
- the LOC118033189 gene encoding polypyrimidine tract-binding protein homolog 2 isoform X3 produces the protein MLVEMYCWLPLKGQMHALSALMFCTWPMSREYLRWQLSALGERAHVFSAFGFVHKITTFEKTAGFQALVQFSDAETASSAKNALDGRNIPSYLLPEHLGPCTLRITYSAHTDLSVKFQSHRSRDYTNANLPVAPSAIDANGMFSVGLDGKKLEPESNVLLASIENMQYAVTLDVLHMVFSSFGPVQKIAMFDKNGGLQALIQYPDVQTAVVAKEALEGHCIYDGGFCKLHLSYSRHSDLSIKVNNDRSRDYTIPNTVMMNPQPSILGQQPVATHGPPAHPYTGAHFAPTTEHHPMMPQPSAGWATGGPPGPHSMPAQMNNNPYLPPGTMPPQMGHGMMQMPSHGGLQHAPAMPPYRPGHMQ, from the exons GTCAAGAGAATATCTTCGATGGCAGCTTAGTGCATTGGGAGAAAGAGCGCAT GTATTTTCTGCTTTTGGGTTTGTTCATAAGATTACTACCTTTGAGAAGACTGCCGGGTTCCAG GCGTTGGTGCAATTCTCCGATGCTGAAACTGCCTCTTCTGCAAAAAATGCCCTGGATGGAAGAAACATCCCTAG TTATCTGCTTCCTGAACATCTTGGGCCATGTACTCTTAGGATCACATATTCTGCGCATACAGATTTGAGTGTAAAATTCCAGAGCCATCGAAGCAG GGACTACACCAATGCAAACCTTCCTGTTGCACCATCAGCTATAGATGCAAATGGAATG TTTAGCGTGGGCCTTGATGGGAAAAAACTAGAACCTGAGAGCAATGTTCTTCTTGCTTCTATTGAGAACATGCAGTATGCTGTCACTTTGGATGTTTTACACATG gtcttttcttcttttggtcCTGTTCAGAAGATTGCCATGTTTGATAAGAATGGTGGACTTCAGGCTTTAATTCAATACCCTG ATGTTCAGACAGCTGTTGTTGCCAAAGAAGCATTGGAAGGACACTGCATCTATGATGGAGGGTTTTGCAAACTTCACCTCTCATACTCACGCCATAGTGATCTCAGTATAAAG GTCAATAATGATAGGAGCAGAGACTACACAATTCCCAACACTGTAATGATGAACCCCCAGCCTTCAATTCTGGGGCAGCAGCCAGTTGCAACACATGGTCCTCCTGCACATCCATACACTGGAGCTCATTTTGCTCCAACTACAGAGCATCATCCGATGATGCCTCAGCCTTCTGCTGGATGGGCCACAGGTGGTCCACCAGGACCCCATTCTATGCCTGCCCAGATGAATAATAATCCTTACTTGCCACCTGGAACCATGCCGCCTCAAATGGGTCATGGAATGATGCAGATGCCCAGCCATGGTGGCCTGCAGCATGCTCCTGCAATGCCTCCTTACAGACCTGGTCATATGCAATAG
- the LOC118033213 gene encoding ATP-dependent zinc metalloprotease FTSH 11, chloroplastic/mitochondrial, with protein sequence MTITLQASLLCRPSFSLYSPSKRHSFLNTINSPLSLSKTSFSPSLNLRLRPYSIPCTLHPDNADPLSETVPPISSPEKTLEVVDVVQSNESGRGEVEGHGGNLVEEKEGGGGGVYDRNGRIRMVVFFMGIWATMKNGFQKLFMLLGSYSSNWWPFWKQEKKLEKLIAEAEANPKDAEKQTALLVELNKHSPESVIKRFEQRDHAVDGKGVVEYLKALVVTNSIAEYLPDEQSGKPSSLPALLQELKQHASGDTDKPFMNPGISEKQPLHVVMVDPKVSNKSRFAQELISTILFTVAVGLVWFMGAAALQKYIGSLGGIGASGVGSSSSYTPKELNKEVTPDKNVKTFKDVKGCDDAKQELEEVVEYLKNPTKFTRLGGKLPKGILLTGAPGTGKTLLAKAIAGEAGVPFFYRAGSEFEEMFVGVGARRVRSLFQAAKKKAPCIIFIDEIDAVGSTRKQWEGHTKKTLHQLLVEMDGFEQNEGIILMAATNLPDILDPALTRPGRFDRHIVVPNPDVKGRQEILELYLQDKPMADDVDVKSIARGTPGFNGADLANLVNIAAIKAAVEGAEKLSAAQLEFAKDRIIMGTERKTMFISEESKKLTAYHESGHAIVAFNTEGAHPIHKATIMPRGSALGMVTQLPSSDETSVSKKQLLARLDVCMGGRVAEELVFGQDYITTGASSDLHTATELAQYMVSNCGMSEAIGPVHIKERPSSEMQSRVDAEVVKLLREAYDRVKALLKKHEKALHALAHALLEYETLSAEEIKRILLPYQEGRQPEQQEVEQEEGEFVMA encoded by the exons ATGACTATCACTTTACAAGCTTCCCTTCTTTGCAGACCATCTTTCTCTCTTTACTCTCCTTCAAAACGACACAGCTTTCTAAATACCATCAACTCCCCCCTTTCCCTATCTAAAACCTCATTTTCCCCTTCTCTAAATCTCAGACTCCGCCCTTACTCAATCCCTTGTACATTGCACCCTGACAATGCTGACCCACTTTCCGAAACGGTCCCTCCGATTTCGAGTCCCGAAAAAACACTAGAGGTAGTGGATGTAGTACAGAGCAATGAGAGTGGAAGGGGGGAGGTGGAGGGACATGGAGGTAATTTAGTGGAGGAGAaagaaggtggtggtggtggggtttATGATAGGAATGGGAGGATTAGAATGGTGGTGTTTTTTATGGGGATATGGGCCACAATGAAAAATGGGTTTCAGAAATTGTTCATGTTGCTGGGTTCTTACTCTTCTAATTGGTGGCCATTTTGGAAACAAGAGAAGAAATTAGAGAAATTGATTGCTGAAGCTGAAGCTAATCCTAAAGATGCCGAGAAACAGACTGCTCTTTTAGTTGAGCTTAATAAGCACAG TCCTGAGTCTGTGATTAAGAGGTTTGAACAAAGAGACCATGCAGTGGATGGCAAAGGAGTCGTCGAGTATCTTAAAGCTCTTGTAGTTACTAATTCTATTGCGGAATATCTTCCTGATGAACAATCTGGAAAGCCTTCCAGTCTTCCTGCTTTG TTGCAAGAATTGAAGCAGCATGCATCAGGGGACACAGATAAGCCCTTTATGAATCCTGGCATATCTGAGAAGCAACCGTTGCATGTGGTGATG GTTGATCCTAAAGTGTCAAACAAGTCACGGTTTGCCCAAGAGCTTATCTCCACTATCTTGTTTACTGTTGCAgttggtttggtttg GTTCATGGGTGCTGCTGCACTTCAAAAGTATATAGGGAGTCTGGGTGGAATAGGAGCTTCAGGAGTTGGCTCAAGTTCTTCTTATACTCCAAAAGAACTGAATAAAGAAGTCACGCCTGACAAA AATGTTAAAACATTCAAGGATGTTAAAGGCTGTGATGATGCAAAACAAGAACTTGAGGAAGTAGTGGAGTAtctaaaaaacccaacaaagtTTACTCGTCTAGGTGGGAAGTTGCCAAAG GGAATTCTTTTGACAGGGGCACCTGGTACAGGGAAAACATTGCTTGCCAAG GCGATTGCTGGAGAAGCCGGAGTACCTTTTTTCTATAGAGCAGGATCTGAATTTGAGGAAAT GTTTGTTGGAGTCGGTGCTCGGCGTGTAAGATCCTTATTTCAAGCAgctaaaaaaaag GCTCcctgtataatttttattgatgaaatcGATGCTGTTGGGTCAACAAGGAAACAATGGGAAGGCCATACAAAGAAGACATTGCATCAACTACTTGTTGAAATGGATGGTTTTGAACAGAATGAG GGAATAATATTGATGGCTGCAACAAACTTGCCTGATATTCTTGATCCTGCTTTGACCAGGCCTGGTAGATTTGACCGTCAT ATTGTTGTGCCAAATCCTGATGTTAAAGGTCGACAAGAGATTTTGGAGCTCTATCTGCAAGATAAGCCAATGGCTGATGATGTAGATGTTAAATCAATTGCTCGTGGCACACCAGGCTTCAATGGAGCAG ATCTTGCCAACTTGGTAAACATTGCCGCTATTAAAGCTGCTGTAGAAGGTGCTGAGAAGTTATCTGCTGCACAATTGGAATTTGCAAAAGACAGGATAATTATGGGGACTGAGCGGAAAACAATGTTCATTTCTGAAGAGTCAAAGAAG TTAACAGCATATCATGAGAGTGGCCATGCTATTGTAGCTTTCAATACTGAGGGTGCACACCCAATTCACAAGGCAACTATAATGCCCCGTGGGTCTGCTTTAGGAATGGTCACCCAGCTTCCTTCAAGTGATGAGACATCAGTTAGTAAAAAGCAGTTATTAGCCCGGCTTGATGTTTGTATGGGAGGAAGAGTTGCGGAAGAGCTCGTGTTTGGACAGGATTATATCACTACTGGTGCAAGTAGTGATCTTCACACAGCAACAGAGCTTGCACAGTATATG GTATCAAATTGTGGGATGAGCGAAGCAATTGGACCAGTACATATTAAAGAAAGACCAAGTTCAGAAATGCAGTCACGTGTTGATGCTGAA GTGGTGAAACTCTTAAGAGAAGCATATGATCGTGTGAAAGCCTTGCTGAAGAAG cATGAGAAGGCATTACATGCACTAGCACATGCTCTTTTAGAGTACGAAACACTAAGCGCAGAAGAAATAAAGCGTATTCTTCTTCCTTACCAGGAAGGACGGCAACCTGAGCAACAAGAAGTAGAGCAAGAAGAAGGGGAGTTTGTAATGGCTTGA